A part of Balneolaceae bacterium genomic DNA contains:
- a CDS encoding addiction module protein, producing the protein MDEALAKQLSELNKSEKLLVVEALWDSIASEPNDVPLPDHHKSILEERLKSFQEDKKRGKSWDEIRDQYL; encoded by the coding sequence ATGGATGAAGCACTGGCCAAGCAACTCAGCGAGCTAAATAAAAGCGAGAAGCTCCTCGTCGTTGAGGCACTCTGGGATTCCATTGCATCCGAACCAAATGACGTACCTCTCCCCGATCACCACAAGAGTATTCTAGAAGAGAGACTGAAATCATTTCAAGAGGATAAGAAAAGAGGGAAATCTTGGGATGAGATTCGGGATCAATACTTATGA
- a CDS encoding DUF3368 domain-containing protein, with the protein MPKVTVSDTSCLILFYKIGELDLLKDLFGKIHITETVSKEFSQSLPDWVEVKKPTSGLDKGLASYLDPGEATSIALASEESNSLLIIDEIKGRKAATEMGVTITGSLGVLVTAKRKGHIQAVKPLIKKMLQTNFWISQELVDRVLQIVDET; encoded by the coding sequence ATGCCCAAGGTCACAGTTTCTGACACGAGCTGCCTTATTCTTTTCTACAAAATCGGAGAGTTAGATCTCCTGAAGGATCTTTTCGGCAAAATCCATATCACGGAAACCGTTTCGAAAGAGTTTAGTCAATCTCTTCCGGATTGGGTTGAAGTAAAGAAACCGACGTCTGGTCTTGATAAAGGGTTAGCCAGCTATTTGGATCCGGGTGAAGCGACAAGTATTGCACTGGCTTCGGAGGAAAGTAATTCGTTGTTGATCATCGATGAGATCAAGGGAAGAAAAGCAGCTACTGAGATGGGAGTGACAATTACCGGCTCGCTAGGCGTCCTGGTAACAGCAAAAAGGAAAGGACATATTCAGGCTGTCAAACCGCTGATTAAAAAAATGCTACAAACGAATTTTTGGATATCCCAAGAACTGGTTGATCGGGTCCTGCAGATAGTTGATGAAACCTGA
- a CDS encoding UPF0175 family protein: protein MKTLTIHIPNTAEIDDQEARMSLASKLYERGKLTLGQAAELAGYSKETFMELLAEYNVALINHPAEELDQDIENAQGHSF, encoded by the coding sequence ATGAAAACTCTTACGATACACATACCAAACACAGCAGAGATAGATGATCAAGAGGCCCGTATGTCTTTGGCATCCAAATTGTACGAGAGAGGAAAATTAACTCTGGGCCAGGCAGCAGAATTAGCAGGATATTCCAAAGAGACGTTTATGGAGCTTCTCGCGGAGTATAATGTAGCGCTCATCAATCATCCGGCAGAGGAATTGGATCAAGATATAGAAAATGCCCAAGGTCACAGTTTCTGA
- a CDS encoding dihydrofolate reductase, translating into MTLAIIAAHDPNLVIGKDGKLPWHFPDDLVHFKETTMGNPIVMGRGVFEELNERPLEGRENVVLSRTRTYDDLEEITAFKSVSQAISYLSNHDLVFIIGGGEIYRQFMDYADRLYITEIREEFEGDTYFPEYREDVGSIWKEVMRDDREDLSFVIYDRVSD; encoded by the coding sequence ATGACCCTAGCCATCATCGCAGCACACGATCCCAACCTGGTCATCGGAAAAGACGGCAAGCTACCCTGGCACTTCCCCGACGACCTGGTGCACTTCAAGGAGACCACCATGGGAAATCCCATCGTGATGGGACGCGGGGTTTTTGAGGAGCTCAACGAGCGCCCGCTGGAAGGTCGCGAAAACGTAGTACTGAGCCGCACCCGCACCTACGACGACCTGGAGGAGATCACCGCCTTCAAATCCGTCAGTCAGGCCATCAGCTACCTGAGCAACCACGATCTGGTGTTTATCATCGGGGGAGGGGAGATCTACCGGCAGTTTATGGACTACGCTGACCGGCTGTACATTACCGAGATCCGCGAGGAGTTTGAGGGAGACACCTATTTCCCGGAGTACCGCGAGGACGTCGGGAGCATCTGGAAAGAGGTCATGCGAGACGACCGGGAAGACCTTTCGTTCGTTATTTACGACCGCGTATCGGATTAG
- a CDS encoding thymidylate synthase, whose product MKQYLDLVRNVLDNGVRKSNRTGTDTLSSFSEFYKVDLAEGYPLLTTKKVYFRSVILELLWYLRGEDHIRWLRDEQDCHIWDAWADEDGHVGPIYPVMWRRFPYSETEEISFEGDASHLTKTVTIDKELDQVERAITMLKENPHSRRIVVSAWHPGLLDQMALPPCHVMYVFNVADGKLNCHLTQRSGDIALGIPFNLACYSALTMAVANEVGLDYGTFAHTIVDAHIYMNHVDGLKEQLEREPRELPTLEIADKPVDELTFEDFELKNYNPHPSIKFEVAV is encoded by the coding sequence ATGAAACAGTACCTCGACCTGGTACGCAACGTCCTTGACAACGGCGTGCGGAAATCAAACCGGACCGGCACCGACACCCTCTCCAGCTTCTCGGAATTCTACAAGGTGGACCTGGCGGAGGGCTATCCGCTGCTGACCACCAAGAAGGTATACTTCCGTTCGGTCATCCTGGAACTGCTCTGGTACCTGCGCGGGGAGGACCATATCCGCTGGCTGCGCGACGAGCAGGACTGTCACATCTGGGACGCGTGGGCGGACGAGGACGGGCATGTGGGACCCATCTATCCGGTCATGTGGCGCCGTTTTCCCTATTCGGAGACCGAGGAGATCAGCTTTGAGGGAGACGCCTCCCATCTCACAAAAACCGTTACCATCGACAAGGAGCTCGACCAGGTGGAACGCGCCATCACCATGCTCAAGGAGAACCCCCACAGCCGCCGCATCGTGGTCTCCGCCTGGCACCCCGGCCTGCTGGATCAAATGGCCCTGCCGCCCTGCCACGTGATGTACGTGTTTAACGTGGCCGACGGCAAACTCAACTGTCACCTGACGCAGCGCTCCGGCGACATCGCCCTGGGTATTCCCTTCAACCTGGCCTGCTATTCCGCCCTCACCATGGCTGTCGCCAACGAAGTGGGACTTGACTACGGCACCTTCGCCCATACCATCGTGGACGCGCATATCTATATGAATCACGTGGACGGACTAAAGGAACAGCTCGAGCGCGAGCCCCGCGAGCTTCCCACCCTGGAGATCGCCGACAAGCCGGTGGACGAGCTCACCTTCGAGGACTTTGAGCTGAAGAACTACAATCCGCACCCCTCCATCAAATTCGAGGTGGCCGTATGA
- the mgtE gene encoding magnesium transporter, with amino-acid sequence MIVHLLKPEFDELIEAKDWVALKDILNDVPAVDVAELLEELDNEVAVVIFRLLRKQKAADVFSYLSTVKGAELLEVFTAQQLSDVMSNLEPDERVALMEELPGHLTQRVMSSMKAEDRRLVTKLLGYPDESVGRLMTPRYVKVKQDWTVQRAMEHIRRYGHSAETVNVIYVVDENEKLIDDLRLNQFILADPEATISSLMDESFEALSAFEDQEDAVKMLSKYDRVAMPVVDSDGILVGIVTVDDVIDVAEEETTEDMQLMAGMDALDDYYSQTTILEMVKKRIGWLLILFVGQLLTASVLDGYESVLANAVTLALFIPMIISSGGNSGSQAATLIIRALATDDIDRDEWLKVMGRELLSGLMLGLLMAVIGFGIILAWTWALHGGVSDDMLASATVVALSLIGVVLWGNLSGSMLPFMLSKFGLDPAVSSAPFVSTLSDVMGILIYFSIAIALLQGVAL; translated from the coding sequence ATGATTGTCCACCTGCTGAAACCCGAATTTGACGAGCTGATCGAAGCCAAGGACTGGGTGGCGCTCAAGGACATTCTGAACGACGTGCCTGCGGTGGACGTGGCCGAGCTGCTGGAGGAGCTGGACAACGAGGTGGCCGTGGTCATCTTCCGCCTCCTCAGAAAGCAGAAAGCCGCCGACGTTTTCTCCTACCTGAGCACCGTCAAGGGCGCCGAACTTCTGGAGGTCTTCACCGCCCAGCAGCTCAGCGACGTTATGTCCAACCTGGAGCCTGACGAGAGGGTGGCCCTCATGGAGGAGCTGCCCGGCCACCTCACCCAGCGGGTGATGAGCTCCATGAAGGCCGAGGACCGCCGCCTGGTGACCAAGCTGCTGGGCTACCCCGACGAGAGCGTGGGAAGGCTGATGACCCCGCGTTATGTGAAGGTGAAACAGGACTGGACCGTGCAGCGCGCCATGGAGCATATAAGGCGCTACGGGCACAGCGCCGAAACGGTAAACGTGATCTACGTGGTGGACGAGAACGAAAAGCTGATCGACGACCTGCGGCTCAACCAGTTCATCCTGGCCGACCCCGAGGCCACCATAAGCTCGCTGATGGACGAGAGTTTTGAGGCGCTGAGCGCCTTCGAAGACCAGGAGGATGCTGTGAAGATGCTCTCCAAGTACGACCGTGTGGCCATGCCTGTGGTCGATTCCGACGGCATCCTCGTGGGCATCGTGACGGTGGATGATGTGATCGACGTGGCCGAGGAGGAGACCACCGAGGACATGCAGCTGATGGCCGGTATGGATGCCCTCGACGACTACTACTCGCAGACCACCATCCTTGAGATGGTCAAAAAGCGCATCGGCTGGCTGTTGATCCTGTTTGTGGGACAGCTGCTGACCGCCTCGGTGCTGGACGGCTACGAGAGCGTGCTTGCCAACGCCGTTACCCTGGCTCTTTTCATCCCGATGATCATCTCCAGCGGGGGCAACTCTGGATCGCAGGCCGCCACGCTCATCATCCGGGCCCTCGCCACCGACGACATTGACCGCGACGAGTGGCTCAAGGTCATGGGGAGGGAGCTGCTCTCCGGACTCATGCTGGGCCTGCTCATGGCAGTTATCGGTTTCGGCATTATCCTGGCCTGGACATGGGCCCTGCACGGCGGGGTGTCCGACGACATGTTGGCCAGTGCGACGGTGGTGGCGCTCAGCCTCATCGGGGTGGTGCTCTGGGGGAACCTTAGCGGCTCCATGCTGCCCTTTATGCTCTCCAAGTTCGGGCTGGACCCGGCTGTCAGCTCCGCTCCCTTCGTCTCCACGCTGAGCGACGTCATGGGAATTCTCATTTACTTTTCCATTGCAATAGCGTTACTTCAAGGCGTAGCCCTTTAG
- the trkA gene encoding Trk system potassium transporter TrkA, whose protein sequence is MKIIIIGAGEIGYELASLLSKEQHDVVVLDRDKECLDKVKANLDVLTHEGNATSVKDLVDSGVRDADIMIAVTSIDEVNMIASMMSKRLGVELVIARVRSDELSRPGAPLKPTDLGIDVIIHPEQSAAYEIVRLIKRASASDLVNLADGKMQLIGLRLGKNSPLVGMSLEQYAEKHPDLTFRVAAISRRTLTIIPSGSVKLQAMDQIFVLARTEDIPAVIKTTGKPDVEINSIMISGGTPIGAMIARILTQEEKNWKIKLIEPDRKIAEELAQELKDVLVLNGNPTDPDLLATEGITDTDAFISVTDDEESNIISCLMAKHLEVKKTVALVSKTDYIPLSQTIGLDAAVNKKSAASNEIHRHVRRGRVISVTALQGIKAEVIELQAASGSKVVKKPIHKISFPQGCVIGGIMSNGSVEIATGQSQIRASDRVIVFCMPEAVDKVTSLFN, encoded by the coding sequence TTGAAGATCATCATTATCGGGGCGGGCGAAATAGGCTACGAACTGGCCAGCCTGCTCTCCAAGGAGCAACACGACGTGGTGGTCCTGGACCGGGACAAGGAGTGTCTGGACAAGGTGAAGGCAAACCTCGACGTGCTCACCCACGAAGGCAACGCCACCTCGGTCAAGGACCTGGTGGATTCGGGCGTGCGGGACGCCGATATCATGATTGCCGTGACGAGCATCGACGAGGTGAACATGATCGCCTCCATGATGAGCAAGCGCCTGGGCGTTGAATTGGTAATCGCACGGGTGCGCAGCGATGAGCTCTCGCGTCCGGGCGCCCCGCTGAAGCCCACCGACCTGGGCATCGACGTAATTATCCATCCCGAGCAGAGCGCCGCCTATGAGATTGTGCGCCTCATCAAGCGCGCCTCGGCCAGCGACCTGGTAAACCTGGCCGATGGCAAGATGCAACTCATCGGGCTGAGGCTGGGCAAAAATTCGCCCCTGGTGGGCATGTCGCTGGAGCAGTACGCCGAAAAGCATCCCGATCTTACCTTTCGGGTGGCGGCCATCTCCCGGCGTACGCTTACCATCATTCCCAGCGGCTCAGTGAAGCTGCAGGCGATGGACCAGATCTTCGTGCTGGCCCGGACCGAGGACATCCCCGCCGTCATCAAAACCACCGGCAAGCCCGATGTGGAGATCAACTCCATCATGATTTCGGGCGGCACGCCCATCGGCGCCATGATCGCGCGTATCCTCACTCAGGAGGAGAAAAACTGGAAGATCAAGCTCATCGAGCCCGACCGCAAGATTGCCGAAGAGCTGGCTCAGGAGCTCAAGGACGTACTGGTGCTCAACGGCAACCCTACCGACCCCGACCTGCTGGCCACGGAGGGCATCACCGACACCGACGCATTCATATCGGTAACCGACGACGAGGAATCCAATATCATCTCCTGCCTGATGGCCAAGCACCTGGAGGTCAAGAAAACCGTGGCGCTGGTCTCGAAGACTGACTACATCCCCCTCAGCCAGACCATTGGACTGGATGCCGCCGTCAACAAGAAGTCGGCCGCCTCCAACGAGATTCACCGCCACGTACGCCGTGGACGCGTCATCTCGGTGACCGCCCTGCAGGGTATCAAGGCTGAGGTGATCGAGCTGCAGGCCGCGTCCGGATCGAAGGTGGTAAAAAAACCCATTCACAAGATTTCCTTTCCCCAGGGCTGCGTAATCGGGGGCATTATGAGCAACGGCTCGGTGGAGATTGCCACCGGACAGTCGCAGATCAGGGCCAGCGACCGGGTGATCGTCTTCTGCATGCCCGAGGCGGTCGACAAGGTAACCTCACTCTTTAACTGA